The following are from one region of the Stigmatella ashevillena genome:
- a CDS encoding GNAT family N-acetyltransferase, with the protein MTAAEAALRADPALVETWVHGWTLTRGTAPPVRDGEALRVDVGWPDQRLRYVYARGSSEVAQRAASIVEPWCFLKVCEAPERVMPGLPPGWVLRPPGFMMRCDGPMAGSGRLPSGYALELTGGRSVVVARIIAADGREAAIGRVACVGDCAIYDRISTEPDHRRRGLARALLLALEAAAREKGGRRGVLVATTDGRALYETLGWHLHSLYTTAVIPGPPGS; encoded by the coding sequence ATGACAGCCGCTGAAGCGGCCCTGCGGGCCGATCCCGCGCTCGTCGAGACCTGGGTGCACGGATGGACCCTCACGCGAGGAACGGCGCCGCCGGTCCGCGACGGCGAGGCGCTGCGGGTGGATGTCGGCTGGCCTGACCAGCGGCTGCGTTATGTGTATGCGCGCGGGTCCAGTGAGGTGGCGCAGCGAGCGGCGAGCATCGTGGAGCCCTGGTGCTTCCTGAAGGTCTGCGAGGCGCCTGAGCGGGTGATGCCCGGGCTGCCGCCAGGGTGGGTGTTGCGCCCTCCTGGCTTCATGATGCGGTGCGATGGGCCGATGGCGGGGAGTGGCCGTCTGCCGTCAGGCTATGCGCTCGAACTGACCGGCGGCAGGTCGGTCGTCGTCGCCCGGATTATCGCCGCCGATGGGCGGGAGGCGGCGATCGGCCGGGTGGCCTGCGTGGGTGACTGTGCCATCTATGACCGGATCTCCACGGAACCGGACCATCGCCGCCGTGGTTTGGCGCGCGCCCTGCTCCTGGCGCTGGAGGCCGCCGCCAGGGAGAAAGGCGGACGGAGAGGCGTGTTGGTGGCCACGACGGACGGCCGCGCGCTCTACGAAACGCTCGGTTGGCACTTGCACTCGCTTTACACCACCGCCGTCATTCCGGGGCCCCCAGGTTCGTGA
- a CDS encoding SDR family NAD(P)-dependent oxidoreductase — MKTLVNRTAVVTGAASGIGKALAHHLAGEGCHLALVDIDGDGLARVRSELASTGRTVSTHMANVADRTRMFALPEEVLAAHRQVHVLINNAGVSVAGRFEDVSLEDMDWIFGVNFWGMVHGCKAFLPHLRRESEAHIVTLCSSFGLLGFAGKTGYSATKFAVRGFSEALRAELLGSPIGLTTVYPGPVDTNIVRTGRAVHAAQREAEARFVAGRSIPAEQVARRIVRGIRRNSARVLVGLDYHLIDWMTRLSPDLAQELTARQSQRMPF; from the coding sequence ATGAAGACACTCGTGAACCGCACTGCTGTCGTGACAGGCGCGGCCAGCGGCATCGGCAAGGCGCTGGCCCATCATCTCGCAGGAGAGGGCTGCCATCTGGCGCTCGTGGACATTGATGGCGATGGGCTGGCGCGCGTGCGCTCCGAGCTTGCCAGCACGGGGCGCACGGTCTCCACGCACATGGCCAATGTCGCGGATCGTACCCGGATGTTTGCGTTGCCCGAGGAGGTGCTGGCCGCCCATCGGCAGGTGCATGTGCTCATCAACAACGCGGGCGTGTCGGTGGCGGGCCGGTTCGAGGACGTGAGCCTCGAAGACATGGATTGGATCTTCGGCGTGAACTTCTGGGGAATGGTTCATGGATGCAAGGCATTCCTTCCCCACCTGCGGCGCGAGTCCGAGGCGCACATCGTCACCCTGTGCAGCTCCTTCGGGCTCTTGGGCTTTGCCGGAAAGACAGGCTACAGCGCCACCAAGTTCGCGGTGCGCGGCTTCAGTGAGGCATTGCGCGCCGAGCTGCTCGGCAGCCCCATTGGCCTCACCACCGTGTACCCGGGGCCGGTGGACACCAACATCGTGCGCACAGGGCGCGCGGTGCACGCGGCGCAGCGCGAGGCCGAGGCGCGCTTCGTCGCGGGCCGCTCCATTCCTGCCGAGCAGGTCGCGCGCCGCATCGTCCGCGGCATCCGGCGCAACAGCGCCCGGGTCCTGGTGGGACTCGACTATCACCTCATCGACTGGATGACCCGGCTGTCGCCCGATCTGGCGCAGGAGCTGACCGCGAGGCAATCCCAGCGCATGCCCTTCTGA
- a CDS encoding GNAT family N-acetyltransferase: MSTPGVPPPTTPPYLLRTPRLILRCLAPDDAVRRKEAVDSSGVHLENFFSHASGWPIPLSTHAAIVRKQRGQFDLDQDRGYGVFEPETGRMLGETGLLKRAGLEALELFYWLRHDALGQGIATEMASAMVKTAFEFDQVKRMDVMCDPENERSAAMARRLGFTFEGRLRDRRLAPHHERKDLLCFTLLASEYPHTSARQLSLQYFDFLGHPLP, from the coding sequence ATGAGCACACCGGGCGTCCCCCCCCCCACGACTCCCCCCTACCTGCTGAGAACGCCGCGACTCATCCTGCGGTGCCTGGCACCCGACGATGCGGTGCGCAGGAAAGAGGCGGTGGACTCCAGCGGGGTTCATCTGGAGAACTTCTTCTCCCATGCCTCCGGGTGGCCGATTCCCCTGAGCACCCATGCGGCGATCGTCCGCAAGCAGCGGGGCCAGTTCGATCTGGATCAAGATCGCGGCTACGGCGTCTTCGAGCCAGAGACGGGCCGGATGCTGGGGGAGACAGGCCTTCTCAAACGCGCCGGCCTCGAGGCCCTCGAGCTGTTCTACTGGCTCCGCCATGACGCGCTGGGTCAAGGCATCGCCACGGAGATGGCCTCGGCGATGGTCAAGACCGCCTTCGAGTTCGACCAGGTGAAGCGCATGGACGTGATGTGCGACCCCGAGAACGAGCGAAGCGCCGCCATGGCACGAAGGCTGGGGTTCACCTTCGAAGGGCGGCTGCGCGACCGGAGGCTCGCGCCCCACCACGAGCGGAAAGACCTGCTGTGTTTCACCCTGCTGGCTTCCGAGTACCCCCACACGTCCGCCCGCCAGCTCTCCCTCCAGTACTTCGATTTTCTCGGGCACCCCCTCCCCTGA
- a CDS encoding OpgC family protein, whose product MCLAPGTQDAGDRAPAETWWEMQRLEVLDGLRGYFLVFMVLNHLTFAGGYLLVKLNHGELGYVQDAPGFVFLSGLLLGQVYGARMQKHGYRAGASKIYHRAFELYRYTAGCLLAIIALGFLLTESSVYWEPWLWRLAQNDWGFALAAAALLYQPTYMDILPQYIVYLALSPRLVWLCVTGRWRKVAIGSLLLWLGVQFGVHLPLASAIDAVMGALHTGLVLRAHFNVLAWQIVFMGGLVLGCLTSIGQLDWRRVFDPARRGLVEAALCIVVFFMIWRLGMTWELFPEAMQARLRTLEVRAEFSMMFLLNFAALSYLVGWLIIGGVRSDSAWARRAGEGLRALFTLPFLRLLGRHSLQVYVWHVLVIYLLKAVDYHHGPFNELTKTAIAASAVASLALPALLKEHRTAAAAVTAEP is encoded by the coding sequence ATGTGCCTTGCTCCGGGCACCCAGGACGCAGGGGACAGAGCCCCGGCGGAGACCTGGTGGGAGATGCAACGGCTGGAAGTTCTCGACGGACTGCGGGGCTACTTCCTCGTCTTCATGGTGCTGAACCACCTGACCTTCGCGGGCGGCTATCTGCTCGTGAAGCTCAACCATGGCGAACTGGGCTACGTCCAGGATGCTCCCGGGTTCGTCTTCCTGTCCGGCCTGCTCCTGGGGCAGGTCTACGGCGCGCGCATGCAGAAGCACGGCTACCGGGCGGGGGCCTCCAAGATCTACCACCGCGCCTTCGAGCTCTACCGGTACACCGCCGGCTGCCTCCTGGCCATCATCGCCCTGGGCTTTCTGCTGACCGAGTCCTCCGTCTACTGGGAGCCCTGGCTCTGGCGGCTGGCCCAGAACGACTGGGGCTTCGCGCTGGCCGCGGCGGCGCTGCTCTACCAGCCGACGTACATGGACATCCTGCCCCAGTACATCGTCTACCTCGCGCTGTCGCCTCGGCTCGTGTGGCTGTGCGTCACCGGCCGGTGGAGGAAGGTGGCGATCGGCTCACTGCTGCTCTGGCTTGGCGTGCAGTTTGGCGTCCACCTGCCGCTCGCCAGCGCCATCGACGCCGTGATGGGCGCCCTGCACACAGGACTCGTCTTGCGCGCGCACTTCAACGTGCTCGCCTGGCAAATTGTCTTCATGGGAGGCCTGGTCCTGGGATGTCTGACGTCGATCGGCCAGTTGGACTGGCGGCGTGTCTTTGATCCCGCGCGGCGGGGGCTCGTCGAAGCGGCGCTCTGCATCGTCGTCTTCTTCATGATCTGGCGTCTGGGAATGACCTGGGAACTCTTCCCCGAGGCCATGCAGGCGCGCCTGCGGACCTTGGAGGTCCGGGCGGAGTTCAGCATGATGTTCCTGCTGAACTTCGCGGCCCTGTCCTATCTGGTGGGCTGGCTCATCATCGGAGGGGTGCGCTCGGATTCCGCCTGGGCCCGCCGAGCGGGAGAGGGGCTGCGCGCCCTCTTCACCCTGCCCTTCCTCCGGCTCCTCGGCCGTCACTCGCTCCAGGTCTACGTCTGGCACGTGCTCGTCATCTACCTGCTGAAGGCGGTGGACTACCACCATGGGCCCTTCAACGAGCTGACGAAGACTGCCATTGCCGCGTCGGCCGTTGCGTCCCTCGCCCTTCCTGCCCTGCTCAAGGAACACCGGACCGCCGCGGCGGCCGTCACCGCGGAGCCCTAA
- a CDS encoding PEGA domain-containing protein — protein sequence MSLRRFAVLAVVAALLAPGAFAQDDLFVPLELEPVESLSKPKPKPAKRRAKKTPPAKKPPPKPAAEAEDDLAVPMVAQKTGLLVKLGGGVKGARLFLDSTEVGVLPLDALEVTPGEHTVAVRRPGYADFIRRITVAPGKTAEVAVSLNAVAGVVAVSSDVASAQVAIDGQPKGAVPLTGIVLKPGSHEIVVSREGFEPDKQRITVRAGKDYTVTAYLRPLPGASIAPVARADTPKETNLMPPEPAVTSNPSPLAPLPQEAEASASRPWFKRWYVWAGVGAVVTAAAVGAVVATQGSGGDPLAPETVCGRQCDAIINGARPF from the coding sequence ATGTCCCTTCGCCGCTTCGCCGTCCTCGCTGTCGTGGCTGCCTTGTTGGCGCCTGGGGCCTTTGCCCAGGATGATCTCTTCGTGCCCTTGGAGTTGGAGCCGGTCGAGTCCTTGTCCAAGCCCAAGCCGAAGCCCGCCAAGCGGCGCGCCAAGAAGACGCCCCCGGCGAAGAAGCCGCCGCCCAAGCCCGCCGCAGAGGCCGAGGACGATCTGGCCGTCCCCATGGTGGCCCAGAAGACCGGGCTGCTCGTGAAGCTGGGGGGCGGCGTCAAGGGCGCGCGCCTCTTCCTGGACAGCACGGAGGTGGGCGTGCTTCCCCTGGACGCGCTGGAGGTGACGCCGGGAGAGCACACCGTCGCGGTCCGCAGGCCCGGGTATGCCGATTTCATCCGCCGCATCACGGTCGCGCCGGGGAAGACGGCCGAGGTGGCCGTCTCGCTGAATGCCGTGGCGGGAGTGGTGGCGGTGAGCTCGGATGTGGCCTCTGCCCAGGTGGCCATCGACGGCCAGCCGAAGGGGGCGGTGCCGCTCACGGGCATCGTGCTCAAGCCGGGTTCCCACGAGATTGTGGTCAGCCGCGAGGGCTTCGAGCCGGACAAGCAGCGCATCACCGTGCGGGCGGGCAAGGACTACACGGTGACCGCCTACCTGCGGCCCCTGCCCGGCGCGTCGATCGCGCCGGTGGCCCGCGCGGATACCCCCAAGGAGACGAACCTCATGCCTCCCGAGCCCGCTGTCACCTCCAACCCCTCGCCCCTCGCCCCCCTGCCGCAAGAGGCGGAGGCGAGCGCCTCCCGCCCGTGGTTCAAGCGCTGGTACGTCTGGGCCGGCGTGGGAGCCGTGGTGACGGCGGCGGCGGTGGGCGCGGTGGTGGCCACGCAGGGCTCGGGCGGTGATCCGCTGGCGCCTGAAACGGTCTGCGGCAGGCAGTGCGATGCGATCATCAACGGTGCTCGCCCGTTCTGA
- a CDS encoding cellulose synthase family protein — MTTVEIIFLGVYFTVLCVLAVYGSHRYRMAYLYYRHKFKLPTPKGVLPALPRVTIQLPIFNEMYVVERLVDSVCRIDYPRELLEIQVLDDSTDETCGIARACVERHRNKGLNIVYIHRENRQGFKAGALEHGLKVASGEFVAVFDADFVPSPDFLQRTVSFFSDAKVGMVQVRWGHLNREFSILTQAQSIFLDGHFIIEHTARNRSGCFFNFNGTAGIWRRATIEDAGGWQHDTLTEDLDLSYRAQLKGWQFIFLPEVISPAEVPVDMNAFKSQQHRWAKGSIQTARKLLPTILKSDLPFVVKREAFFHLTNNMAYLLMVLLSVLMPMSMVVRFHHGLYGTLFLDLPFFVTATASVCVFYVATQREQGVSGWARLKYLPFLMSLGIGLAINNAKAVLEALLNQQSGFARTPKTGSEGKSLKRVQKSYLGTKTLMPFIELLFAAYFTGALWFAIDARIYTSVPFIILFQAGFLYVGLSSLLRGRLKPAEASATLKSPEEQARRVA; from the coding sequence ATGACCACCGTCGAGATCATCTTCCTGGGCGTGTACTTCACCGTCCTGTGTGTGCTGGCCGTTTATGGCTCACACCGGTACCGGATGGCGTACCTGTACTACCGCCACAAGTTCAAGCTGCCCACGCCCAAGGGTGTGCTGCCCGCTTTGCCCCGCGTCACCATCCAGCTGCCCATCTTCAACGAGATGTATGTGGTGGAGCGGCTGGTGGATTCGGTGTGCCGCATCGACTACCCACGGGAGCTGCTGGAGATCCAGGTGCTGGACGACTCCACGGATGAGACGTGCGGCATTGCCCGTGCGTGCGTGGAGCGCCACCGGAACAAGGGCCTCAACATCGTCTACATCCACCGGGAGAACCGGCAGGGCTTCAAGGCGGGCGCGCTGGAGCATGGGCTGAAGGTGGCCTCGGGTGAGTTCGTGGCGGTGTTCGACGCGGACTTCGTGCCAAGCCCCGACTTCTTGCAGCGCACGGTGTCGTTCTTCTCGGACGCGAAGGTGGGGATGGTGCAGGTGCGCTGGGGCCACCTCAACCGCGAGTTCTCCATCCTGACGCAGGCCCAGAGCATCTTCCTGGACGGGCACTTCATCATTGAGCACACGGCGCGCAATCGCTCCGGGTGCTTCTTCAACTTCAACGGCACGGCGGGCATCTGGCGCCGGGCCACCATCGAGGACGCGGGCGGCTGGCAGCACGACACGCTCACCGAGGATCTGGACCTGAGCTACCGCGCCCAGCTCAAGGGCTGGCAGTTCATCTTCCTGCCGGAGGTCATCTCCCCGGCGGAAGTGCCGGTGGACATGAACGCCTTCAAGAGCCAGCAGCACCGCTGGGCCAAGGGCTCCATCCAGACGGCCCGGAAGCTGCTGCCCACCATCCTCAAGAGCGACCTGCCGTTCGTGGTGAAGCGCGAGGCCTTCTTCCACCTCACCAACAACATGGCCTACCTGTTGATGGTGCTCCTGTCGGTGCTGATGCCGATGTCCATGGTGGTGCGCTTCCACCATGGGCTCTACGGGACGCTGTTCCTGGACCTGCCCTTCTTCGTCACCGCCACCGCCAGCGTGTGCGTCTTCTACGTGGCCACCCAGCGCGAGCAGGGCGTGAGCGGCTGGGCCCGGCTGAAGTACCTGCCGTTCCTGATGAGCCTGGGCATCGGCCTGGCCATCAACAACGCCAAGGCGGTGCTGGAGGCGCTGCTCAACCAGCAGTCGGGCTTCGCGCGGACGCCCAAGACGGGCTCCGAGGGCAAGAGCCTCAAGCGCGTGCAGAAGAGCTACTTGGGCACCAAGACGTTGATGCCCTTCATCGAGCTGCTCTTCGCGGCGTACTTCACCGGCGCGCTCTGGTTCGCCATCGACGCGCGCATCTACACCTCGGTGCCCTTCATCATCCTCTTCCAGGCCGGCTTCCTGTACGTGGGGCTCTCCAGCCTGCTGCGCGGCCGGTTGAAGCCCGCCGAGGCGTCCGCGACGCTCAAGTCACCCGAGGAGCAGGCCCGCCGGGTGGCCTGA
- a CDS encoding D-alanine--D-alanine ligase, which produces MGKRVGVLMGGWGEEREVSLKTGEAAVAALEAEGHTVTRVFAGPGLDRVLRTAELDVAFLALHGRMGEDGKVQGLLELLELPYTGSGVMASALAMNKPFAKKLFRLHNLPTPQGYRIGRDELALLPERQGDLGFPCVVKPACGGSSLGLALVREPEALAPAVAEACRYGGEALVERFVPGREVTVGILGGEVLGSCEIAAPREGFDYEAKYKGGTSYFLPPRLSATRLANVESLALAAWRALDCRGYGRVDLICSEEQNDFVLEVNTLPGLTPTSLLPKIAAQRGIGFAQLVERILGLATRDEAGVAGIPGMASSVQPVTRRAVAG; this is translated from the coding sequence ATGGGCAAGCGCGTCGGAGTGCTGATGGGCGGGTGGGGCGAGGAGCGGGAAGTGTCGTTGAAGACCGGTGAGGCCGCGGTGGCCGCGCTGGAGGCCGAGGGTCACACCGTGACGCGGGTCTTCGCCGGACCGGGCCTGGATCGGGTCCTGAGGACGGCGGAGCTGGACGTGGCGTTCCTCGCGCTGCACGGGCGGATGGGCGAGGATGGCAAGGTGCAGGGGTTGCTGGAGCTGCTGGAGCTGCCGTACACGGGCTCTGGGGTAATGGCCTCGGCGCTGGCGATGAACAAGCCCTTCGCCAAGAAGCTCTTCCGGCTGCACAACCTGCCCACGCCCCAGGGGTACCGGATTGGCCGGGACGAGCTCGCGCTGCTCCCGGAGCGCCAGGGCGACCTGGGCTTTCCGTGCGTGGTGAAGCCCGCCTGTGGCGGCTCTTCGCTGGGACTGGCCCTGGTGCGCGAGCCCGAGGCCCTGGCCCCCGCGGTGGCCGAGGCCTGCCGCTACGGCGGAGAGGCGCTGGTGGAGCGCTTCGTGCCCGGCCGCGAGGTGACGGTGGGGATCCTCGGTGGCGAGGTGCTCGGCAGCTGCGAAATCGCCGCGCCCCGCGAGGGCTTCGACTACGAGGCCAAGTACAAGGGCGGCACGAGCTATTTCCTGCCCCCCCGGCTGTCGGCCACGCGCCTGGCCAACGTGGAGTCGCTGGCGCTCGCGGCGTGGCGCGCCCTGGACTGCCGTGGCTACGGCCGGGTGGACCTCATCTGCTCCGAGGAGCAGAACGACTTCGTCCTGGAGGTGAACACGCTGCCAGGACTGACGCCCACCAGCCTGTTGCCGAAGATCGCCGCGCAGCGGGGCATCGGCTTTGCCCAGCTCGTCGAGCGCATCCTCGGTCTGGCCACCCGGGATGAGGCCGGGGTGGCGGGAATTCCGGGGATGGCCTCTTCCGTGCAGCCCGTGACGCGCCGCGCGGTCGCGGGCTGA
- a CDS encoding PEGA domain-containing protein, producing MRRPWIRVLDAALSGLLVGLLAAGPAFAQQPPLRLLPRALPAAAAPTLTVVVVPLDAAARAQGPRLAYLAEQAVVGAGRFEWVRLADALEAGAFRSRQEKAAQAAAAFAEGQKAYDELDTQKALEQFDAAVQAYEASDLSQYFTDMSRARVMKVASHVANGDNKAAAREMADVLSRNPRAEFSSNYFPADERALAEKTRKVVLAEADKTLDIKTQPVSAQVFLDGQFQGSTPLRLSGLSRADHFVTVIAPGYALDQQRVSGSEVSFTLQPTPTAKRLREWVERIEDAPEAKGRDEALQALGTLAGTQQVLALLVRGTPGAGAQDAIALRMEVLDGHNLGYAAGPVTASGEAMEAGIQGLLASVLTADAPRNGGKPVRHFSAGAPNPHRRTAGYVLMATGAALLAGGIYFGLEASSKSDQFKGTPQTSARGESIRSDGKTFALIADLGILAGLGSAGAGAWLAFSEGGRGKKTAPASPAPARPPEAAPTEPPPPPPEPAVAPQAKPVEPAQDKQSSKKRAEEERRAREEAAKQERRTREEAAKQERRTREDAAKQEQLGRDEAAKRERDEAEQRKRQEEEQRKRQEEEQRKREEERRKREEEDRRKREEERKKRPALDEDDLRNY from the coding sequence TGGTGGGCTTGCTCGCCGCCGGTCCGGCTTTCGCACAGCAGCCCCCCCTGCGCCTGCTGCCGCGCGCGCTGCCCGCCGCGGCCGCGCCCACGCTCACCGTGGTGGTGGTGCCGCTGGATGCGGCGGCCCGGGCCCAGGGGCCTCGGCTGGCCTATCTGGCCGAGCAGGCCGTGGTGGGAGCGGGCCGCTTCGAGTGGGTACGTCTGGCCGACGCGCTGGAGGCAGGGGCTTTCCGGAGCCGGCAGGAGAAGGCGGCCCAGGCCGCCGCCGCGTTCGCCGAGGGCCAGAAGGCCTATGACGAGCTGGACACCCAGAAGGCACTTGAACAGTTCGATGCGGCCGTGCAGGCCTACGAGGCGAGCGATCTGTCCCAGTACTTCACGGACATGAGCCGGGCGCGGGTGATGAAGGTCGCCTCGCATGTGGCCAACGGCGACAACAAGGCCGCGGCGCGGGAGATGGCGGATGTCCTGTCCCGGAACCCTCGGGCCGAGTTCTCCTCCAACTACTTTCCCGCGGATGAGCGCGCGCTGGCTGAGAAGACGCGCAAGGTGGTCCTCGCGGAGGCCGACAAGACCTTGGACATCAAGACCCAGCCGGTGTCCGCGCAGGTGTTCCTGGATGGGCAGTTCCAGGGCAGCACGCCCTTGCGGCTCTCGGGCCTGTCGCGCGCGGACCACTTCGTCACCGTCATCGCCCCGGGGTATGCGCTGGACCAGCAGCGGGTGAGTGGCTCCGAGGTGAGCTTCACCCTGCAGCCCACCCCCACCGCCAAGCGGCTGCGGGAGTGGGTGGAGCGCATCGAGGACGCGCCCGAAGCCAAGGGCCGGGACGAGGCGCTCCAGGCGCTGGGCACCCTGGCGGGCACGCAGCAGGTGTTGGCGCTGCTCGTCCGGGGAACACCGGGGGCGGGCGCCCAAGATGCCATCGCGCTGCGGATGGAGGTGCTCGATGGGCACAACCTGGGCTACGCGGCGGGGCCGGTGACGGCCTCCGGCGAGGCGATGGAGGCGGGGATCCAAGGGCTGCTGGCCAGCGTGCTGACCGCGGATGCGCCGCGCAACGGGGGCAAGCCGGTGCGCCACTTCAGCGCCGGAGCACCCAACCCCCACCGCCGGACCGCCGGGTACGTGCTGATGGCCACGGGGGCCGCGCTGCTGGCGGGAGGAATCTATTTCGGCCTGGAGGCCTCGTCGAAGTCGGACCAGTTCAAGGGGACCCCTCAGACCTCCGCGCGCGGCGAGTCGATCCGGTCCGATGGCAAGACGTTCGCGCTCATCGCGGATCTCGGCATCCTGGCCGGGCTGGGCTCCGCGGGCGCAGGGGCCTGGTTGGCCTTCTCGGAAGGGGGCCGTGGGAAGAAGACCGCCCCCGCGAGCCCCGCTCCAGCGCGTCCTCCCGAGGCGGCTCCCACGGAACCGCCGCCGCCTCCTCCGGAGCCCGCGGTGGCGCCGCAGGCGAAGCCGGTGGAGCCTGCCCAGGACAAGCAGTCCTCGAAGAAACGGGCCGAGGAGGAGCGGCGAGCCCGCGAGGAGGCGGCGAAGCAGGAGCGGCGGACCCGCGAGGAAGCGGCGAAGCAGGAGCGGCGGACCCGCGAAGACGCGGCCAAACAAGAGCAGCTCGGGCGTGATGAGGCGGCGAAGCGCGAGCGCGATGAGGCCGAGCAGCGCAAGCGCCAGGAAGAGGAGCAGCGCAAGCGCCAGGAGGAGGAGCAGCGCAAGCGCGAGGAAGAGCGCCGCAAACGCGAGGAAGAGGACCGGCGCAAGCGTGAAGAAGAACGGAAAAAACGGCCTGCACTCGACGAAGACGATCTCCGGAACTACTGA